From Quercus robur chromosome 8, dhQueRobu3.1, whole genome shotgun sequence:
GGAATCAAATTGggtttaataatttttgaaatgtcttaaactttttttatttgaggaaTTGAAATGTCTTAAACCTAGTTGATATTAACCTAAATCTCAAAGGTATTGAATTCATTGactatattcaaaataataataaaaaatttcaataatttgcGTTGCCTTGGACCCAcaatatttatttacaatttacaatttacaatGTTGAACACGGAATTGGCATAGAGCCAGCTTGCAACCTAATGAGTCCTATGATTGGTTTGTGTGCTAATCAGTGAGGAGAAAGATTGttattaaattaaaagaaagaagtaatatatataaagagaatgGTGGGAAGGCAAAGCAAAAGACCAAATTATTATTCAACCATTCAACGCAAAAATGGggccccaaaaacaaaaattaaagaaaagagtAGCCGATTTTGGAACAGTGATTTTCTAACTAACCCTTGTGACATGTATTTACCATGATATAAAATGAATCTTAATCAATATGCTCCAACCCTCTAGAAATGAAGCACATTTGGTCTGACTAGTTAgataacaaataattatttagAAATGAAAGacattgttttttaattaaaattaaaaagacaaaatgaAACACATTGCTCTCCATAACCTATTGAATTCAAACAAACAATGTCTACTTTTGAAGCATCAATTATTGAAAACATCTTAAAGGCACGCATTTGGAATTCATATATACTACACATTTATATGCAAACTAGGTCTCCCTTTTTATCCTTTTAGACCCATCAGAAATTATTGTTTAAGAATATAGTAACTTGTATTATAAGATGTCATAAATTAAGGCAGCTGAAGGGTACCATGAAAAGGCATGTCctctattaaaattttcaatacatCTTTTCATGGTATACTTCAAGCTGttcaatcatgattttttttttttttttttttaattcaattataATTCAAAGAACCTGCTCATTTCTTTGtcaaatggagagagagagagagagagagagagagagagagagagagagggagggaggtTTAAAGTTTTGGGCTTATACATAGTGCTGTCCCAAATGAAAAGGAAAGGGCCTAGTTTTGACACAACTTTTAATTAATTGCTTTGGGATTTAGAGCTTACACATGTTGCTGGTCTAAATGAAAAGGCAAGGACCTAGTTTTGATTCAATTGTTCATTAATAGACTTGGGCTTTAGCCTTTAGGGCTTACATATATTGTTGTCCAAACTGGAAAGGCAAAGGGCCTagtttgggttcaatttttcACCATGGCTATAGAGACCCAATGCCGGTGAATAGGCCCATTAcccaaatttctttttcttctacaCTGAATTACTGACcgggaaatatatatatatatatatatatttcatgcataaagatttttattattattattataaatttatagtttttCGAATAATGATAAACTAGTAAACCCACCAATTTTACTTGTAAACTTTGCAACAACTTCAGAAATGAAGAATTTGAGCCATGCtatctctcaaaattttcaaaatggcTTCAAGGGCCCACTTTCTAATTGATAGGCCCATTGAAGACATTACGAAAATTTCCCCACAAAACTCATCCTCACTGCATCTAATTATAGTCAAACACAGATACATATTGTCGTGTATATTTATATGTGGTATTATAGTGTGTTTTGGACTTCatcaatttttgttcttttatttaattttttttaaaaaaatatatactataGAATTCCAACATATAATGTCTACTCCATGATTGttactatttattattaaagaagtgttacatctacaacattttcacaacaaatcgtatatgttaagttgttattggttttaatttgaattcacaacttaaattacttttttgttcacCTGTAacaactaataataacctacgTACTAATTAGGATTTATCgtgaaagtgttatgaaaattttgtgtatatagcatttttcttattattaggttaagacaaaaaaatcaattgttggTGTAAGCGAAATTGGTATCTTATTCAATGATGatagactttactagttgagttaattaGTAAACATTGTCAAGAAACCGGCCAAAACTTCATACAAGGCTACCTTGAGCAGAGAATCTTAACGGTGCAGACAACCTGGGGGATGCAagaacattttttgttttatattgatTTCTAGAGTCACGAGAAAgtattttgatgaataaaaattttattcaatctaaataaaatttttagcaaaaatagaTTAGTTTGTACAAACACGACACTAGCAACTAAGGTTGGATAAAAATCACTCAATCATATCTATCAATTCTTATAAGAAACAGACGAGAGCAGGGTTCTAATacaatttattgttttatcatgGATAGAAATCTTAAACTTCTTGAAACCAATAAGTTTGGACCAAGGTTTTAAAATTTATCAATGATATCAAACAAGTCCAGCTAGAATGATTTATCCAacttcaatatttttcacaatgattgatatttatttatttgattactagtcgctaacctgtgcTATGTATAGAGACTtacctatttgtgaggtagattaagataatttcataaaatcttgaattgattaagaaactacactATTGCATGATTTGCTATTGTATGACTTTAATTTATGTTAAAATCTGATGAAAAAGTCATTGCTTGAACGTGTAATGGctaacaaaaaatttgtcaaacagTGTCAgatactgcaaaaaaaaaaagcttaaaaatccaaatattaaaacttctaaaaacTTCCATATAGTGAGGTGAAGTAAAGACATATGCAGCAGCGGCaaccttaaatttcaattattgcaagcttttttatcttgtaaaaaatggCCAAAGATAGTTTGGTAGTTCATAtatgaaaattactttttaaaaaaatataagaaaaaccataaaataaataaatatatattttttaaaacaaagtaaaggagaagaaaataacagaaTAAGAGTTCATACCtcaacttggttttttttttttttttttttttttttttttttttttttgggataattacacataacccatctgtggtttgggcgaaaatcactttgtctacccgtggtttaaaaagtatcacttaacccacctgaggtgtgTTTCCGTTactctccgtaacccacctcggtctctgccgttacaaaaacaccttttaaccccaaaacagaacataatgcgaatcaaaacccccaaaactcaaacacttttCGAGAGAGACACCCAAGGTGCAATCAGGcttgttcttcgtggtttggagcgtgtggagagggagaaaacacttgttttgcatcatcgaacctgggcaaggtatgtgtgatgttttttcatctgcatttAAGTCTATTCCtgatttagggtttcaaattttgttcaagtgTGAACTTACTGTGTGAAAGTCTAAATCTAGGAATCGTGTTATGTTGAGATGTCTTCATCAAGTGGTAATTTCTCGGGTTGATGTGGACATATGTGCAATAAGCAGACTTGTGTTTTGAGAACAAGTTTGAGTTTGCACAATTTTGGGAGGAGGTTCTTGGGTTGTAGCCGTTATAAGGTTGGTCCTAAGtgtcctttctttgtttggattgataaCCCAACCTGTCCTCGTGAGAATGAAACTGCACCTTTGGCTCTAGAGAAGATGTCTAGGCTTCAGACTGCTCTCCAACTTGCAAATGAGAGGGAAAGGACAGCTCTGGAAACGGCATAAGAAGCTAGGCAAATGGCAGAAAAGGCTCTTGAAGAGGAAGCCAAAGccaaggagagggagagaaaggctcGAGCTGTCTGTGCAAAAGCTAAGGAAAAAGCCATTCTTGCTGAAGAGAAGCAAAGAATGTGGAagtctgcatgcattttgtcatggatcttttttgttattgttatgttgttgtgttttggctCAATTGAGTTCTCTGGAGTGAAAAGACCTAGATTGTTGCCCCTGAAGTAGTTAATTGGTTAGTAGAGATAGTTATGGCAATGGTGTTAATGAATTTGCATTGTAATAGCACTAGCCTACTGATGTAATGTTTTGATGTgtcaatgaatgaagaattggTTAATTATTGAGTATTTTGTGCATATCATAACAACCATTCAATGGAAGAAGTAATGGTCAATTATTAATTTGGctgtgcataccataacaaccattccacaataaaaacttccatacactatattagaaaaatatacttggacacaatttgtagtagcaataaataaacttccatataatttggctgtgcataccataacaaccattccacaataaaatCTTCCCATACActctattagaaaaatatacttggacacaatttgtagtagcaataaataaactttcatatAATTTGGTTGTGCAtaccattccacaataaaaataatatacttggacacagtttgtagtagcaataaataaacttccatataatcTAGTTTGGACAAATATTGTTCCATACAAACTGTAATATCACAACTTCCATATAACAACCTGGAGTGTATTGtaccttaattacaaaaaagcacattcTAAGGTCAACAGTgattgttttttacactaattagtaattacaaaaaagcacattTCAAGGTCAGCAGTgattgttttttacactaattgatAATTACAAAAGGCCAACAGTggtcttcacaaaaaaaaaaaaaaaaaaaaaaccaaaaaggccCACATGTTCCCACTAGCTTTACTCCCAATGCTGGCATGCGTACCCACTAGCTTTATTCATTTCTTGCCTTTAGACTTTCCTCTTTCCACCCACTGGATTCATTTTTGGTGGCCTTTGTGCAGCAAGCTGTCCTCTAGTCCTCACACCACCAGTGCTCCTACTTGCATGTGAaggctacaaaataaaaaatagatccacttgttaaaaaatatccCAAGCTACACAACCATCCAGGACTAAGTTACTTGTGAAGAACTTGGTAAGGTATCCCAGGTCTCCCTAGGTGTGTGAAACTctggttgtgaggaagagaacCATCCTGCTCTCTTGTGAGATGGCCTaggttgatttcttttttgtgagGATGAAGGCTGAGTGGCAGACATCATGTTGTAGGTTTGGGTAGGCTGCTGAGGTGCAGGCTGAGGTGCAGGCTGAGGTGCAGATCTAGGTGCAGGCACCCCTTCCCTTGCCTGCAACAAAACCCAGTTTCAATACAGTGTCTATTGTaagtttaaaaacaagttttttttttttttttgccatttaaatcctaattacttacagctttttctctttgaagtcTCTGTCTCCTCTGCCATGGTGTCTCCCCAGTGATGCCAGCCTAGCACCCTCTTGAGTTATGCCCTTCCTTTTTGCATTTCCCACATCTTACAGGTTTGTTCTGTCTACTTGCTTTGTAAGGGTTCCTAGGCTCATCAGAAGCcctctttctttgcttgggTGGTCTGCCTAGTGGTTTGTATATGTGAGGTGCCAGGGGAGCAGGCTGTCCAGTCTCAGCCCATTCTGACTGGCCAAGCATGGGAGGAAGTACCTCCTTGTATATCTCcatgtaagtttctttgaagtagCATGGGTGGGTATAGTCTTCTGGTGTCTCAATGTTTGTATAAATGGCTGTTATGGCATGTTTGCAGGGAATGCCATTTAAATCCCAAGACCTACAGCTACATGTCTTCTTCACCAAATCAACTACATGCCTCTCATACTGACTGCCTACCTCATAAAGGAAACTACCAGCTAGGGTAGCACTAAATGCCTTACTTTCAACCTTCAATTTTGTCCAACCTATCTTGTATGCTTGGACACAACTTTCCAGCATACTTCTGTATCCCTTCCCTTTTTGTGTAAAGCCTAGTCATAAGTCTAACCCTAATCCACTCTAACATTGCCAAGATAGGCTTGTCCCTAGACTTCAATATCATTGCATTAAAAGACTCACTCAAATTATTTACCAAACAATCTGTTAAGGCCCTAGGAGTGAAGTGTGACCTTGTCCACTGTGCAGGTGCAATGTTTGCAAGATACTCATATgccttttcatccaaatccctTATGTACTGCatgtatctctcaaaactccCTTACTGTTGTGGCAGCAGCACACCTCCACAATGCATCCTTCAGCTCCAATCCCTTGTGATCaactttgaaattgttgtagatGTGTTTCACACAGTATCTATGCTCCACGGTAGGGAATAGTGTCTTTATTGTAGGTATAAGCCCCTGTaaataagcaaacaaacaaacaaatcaagttAGTTCAGCAAACAAAGTCAACTATTCAAGTGTaactgaacaaaacaaaacttgcatACCTTTTGCCTATCAGAAATGAAGACCAACTGAAACTCCtctggcctccctatatcatcagcaaaaatttccaaaaaccatatccaagACTCCCTGGTTTCTTGTTCCACAACAGCCATGGCTACTGGAAAAATGTTGTCATTTGCATTCTTGGAAGTGGCAGATAAGATTTGCCCACCAAATCTGTGCTTTATGTGACAACCATCTAAACCTATAAATGACCTGCATCCACCTAAAAATCCTACCTTCTGAGCATTGAACCTAACATACATCCTCTTAAATTTTGGCTGGGAAGTCTCCTCAGCCATTTCTGTCTGCAGTATAACCCTACTCCCCTTGTCTACAGTGGTTATCATTTGTGCATAGTCCCTAAGGAGACCATATTGCAGTTGCTCATCTCCATTTATCAAATCCTTTGCCTTTCTCTTTGACCTATACACTTGGTTTACACTTAGGTCAACAGATAAATTTTGCATCACATGGTTGTGTACACCACTCACCtcccaatttggatttttactAAAATCCTCAATGAACCTCTTAGCAACATAAGCTGATGTTGCTTGGCTGTTTTTGAAAGACTTGGGACAAGTACAGTCATCAGTCAAGGTcttaatttgaaatgttagcTCTTCACTTATTTGAGATGCATAACATCTCCACCCACACCCATTCTTGCAGTGAACTgatatcttggtcttctcatTAAGTTTGAATTTGATGTCAATAGGTTTTTTGATTGCATACTCCCTCAAAGCAGCTCTGAACACCTTTGCATTAGGGAACTTCATCTCCTACTTCAGTACAACATTTCTCATGTCACTCTTAGCATTAAACTCTACTTGCTCAGGTACTTGCTCATCATCAGACCCATCCATACTTACCAGGTCATCCTCAAGGGCTGGCTCAGCCCACTCAGGGTCTGTGTggggtgcattgcttgattctggggctgtgtggggtgcattgcttgattctgggTTTGTATTGGGAGCAGAACCTTGTGGAGCTGAGTTTTGAGCAGCAAATACATCATCACCAAAGCCATCCCCCTCTAGGCCTTCATTTagccaatcatcatcatcatcatcatcatcatctccttcaACATTCTGTTCTTCATCTCTTGCATCAATGTCAACAtcctcaacatcttcttcatcatcactctcatcattATTCTCATATCattctcatcatcttcatcatcatcactatccaATTCTATTTCAACCCTTGCTGCATCACCACTTACATCACCACCTGCATGACTACCTACACCATCTGCCACTCCCCCTGCATCACCACCTGCCACTCCCCCTGCATCACCACCTACTCCCCCTGCCACTCCCCCTGTATCAGGATACTCAACTGCCAATGGCTCCACATCTATGTCAGTAtagattatgattttttcaGCATACCATGCCTTATGAAGGTTGGTTATGTTTACGACATCTGTATCTGTTTCTATGTCTCTTAAATCATGCTGTAGATCACCATCAGGAATTAAATACTTATATCTACTGTGTTCCTTAGGAGCACCAACTAGATGGCATAAATCTCGAATTTCAAAGTAACTCAACTTGTCAGGGTCAATCTCTGTCAGTAAACGTACAGACCCACCCACATATTGTATGGTTGGCTCCTCCACAAAACATCCCCCAACATGAATTTCAAGGTCAAATGTGACATCATCCATCTGcaattaaaataagtattttgCTTACACACACTGACATGCAGAAAGTGACAAGAAGCCAAAAGAGACAACAAGCCAACAAATTGACAACAACACACGGACAAAGGACCACATAAAGCACATGCAAAACCAGATTCCCAACAAATTCATAGGGACCACACTACCCACACTTCACAAACAAGTGCAATCATTGACAAATAAACTTGATTCCTTCAGGTATATGCATTATAGAAACAACAATAGCAAAATGCATATCCTAAGCGATTCTACACATAAATAGCAAAATGctaatttaacatacaaaaaaaattttactttgcAGATGAACAGCAAAACCTAACTACGTGGGTGGGTcaccataaaaaaatgacatcaagaacccaaatgcagatgaaaaaacatcacacataccttgcccaggttcgatgatgcaaaacaagtgttttctccctctctacacgctccaaaccacgaagaacaagCCTGATTGCACCTTGGGTGTCTCTCTCGaaaagtgtttgagttttggggattttgattcgcgttatgttatgttttggggttaaaaggtgtttttgtaacggcagagaccgaggtgggttatggagagtgacggaaacacacctcaggtgggttaagtgatacttttcaaaccacgggtaggcaaagtgattttcgcccaaaccacaggtgggttatgtgtaattatcccttttttttttaaaaaaaaaaaagagatttgcaCTACTTTTATTGTGTTTATGATTAACCTCGCAAATTTGAAGATAAATTATCAACAtttgagtttaagtttaagttagacttgttagagagatagagtttcacttatTGTTAAGTttagactaaacaaaaataattttgtttttaaaaaaaatgataattaatgatgagtttgagtttaagttggacttgttaaagAGATAGAATTTCACGCTTTATTAAATTTGGagtttatactaaaaaaaataattttattttaaaaaaatgataatgatgtggCAAGTTCTGAAGAgatcaataaaaattcaaaaactttggtttttatatataataataataataaaattttgataataagaGTATAAGACTCTTAGCCTTCGCTTGGGAGGAGgaaatagaatggaatggaaaggaatgaaaataatcattttagaatattattcCATTCTCTTGTTTAGGAGTTTTAATGGAAGGAATGGAAAGTCcattcccttatttgggagtttaagtaggagggaatggaatgggtaggagggaacactcatttctctctattcccttaaaacatcaaattttcattccctccgaaattgggaggaattggagggaatggaattaaatttaataatttttttactaaaactctcaaaatatcCCTGTATATTCagctctttattttaaaataggggtctaataatAATTGTGGGAGGTAAATGGCTAATAGGCCCATTTCAATATCTATACTGGGCCATGGGCCCAGCCCATGGAAAAACCCCACCTCGGCCATGAGAGAATCCTCCTCGGAT
This genomic window contains:
- the LOC126696322 gene encoding uncharacterized protein LOC126696322, producing the protein MKFPNAKVFRAALREYAIKKPIDIKFKLNEKTKISVHCKNGCGWRCYASQISEELTFQIKTLTDDCTCPKSFKNSQATSAYVAKRFIEDFSKNPNWEVSGVHNHVMQNLSVDLSVNQVYRSKRKAKDLINGDEQLQYGLLRDYAQMITTVDKGSRVILQTEMAEETSQPKFKRMYVRFNAQKVGFLGGCRSFIGLDGCHIKHRFGGQILSATSKNANDNIFPVAMAVVEQETRESWIWFLEIFADDIGRPEEFQLVFISDRQKGLIPTIKTLFPTVEHRYCVKHIYNNFKVDHKGLELKDALWRCAAATTVREF